In one window of Deltaproteobacteria bacterium DNA:
- a CDS encoding DUF2760 domain-containing protein has translation MGRLGLAFKCFFRVLGGKPLPEEVLPKVELPPALPPAKPSAEAEQAWAIQLLGLMQKEGRLLDFLLEEIDAYDDAQVGAAVRNIHRDCRRALQEHLALSPVLPGEEDSRVTVQAGFDPSHIRLIGNVTGQPPFSGVLRHHGWKATDLKLPRPSEGGDPSIIAPAEVELS, from the coding sequence ATGGGACGCCTAGGCCTCGCGTTCAAGTGTTTCTTTCGGGTCCTCGGCGGAAAGCCGCTGCCCGAGGAGGTCCTCCCCAAGGTCGAGCTCCCTCCGGCTCTGCCGCCGGCGAAGCCGTCTGCCGAGGCCGAACAGGCCTGGGCCATCCAGCTCCTCGGGCTGATGCAGAAGGAAGGGCGCCTGCTCGACTTCCTCCTCGAGGAGATCGACGCCTACGACGACGCGCAGGTGGGCGCGGCGGTGCGCAACATCCATCGGGACTGCCGCCGCGCGCTGCAGGAGCATCTGGCGCTCTCGCCGGTCTTGCCCGGCGAGGAGGACAGCCGCGTCACCGTCCAGGCGGGCTTCGACCCATCGCACATCCGCCTCATCGGCAACGTGACGGGCCAGCCGCCCTTCTCGGGGGTCCTGCGGCACCACGGCTGGAAGGCCACCGACCTCAAGCTGCCCCGCCCCTCCGAGGGGGGCGACCCCTCGATCATCGCCCCGGCGGAAGTCGAGCTGAGCTAG